The DNA segment CGGTGAGGAGCAGCAGGTTTCCGACGATGCCGACCGGCCAGGCCCACAGTTTCCGTCGCATCCCGCCGAGTGCGCTGAGCAGCCCGAAGACGTTGCCGATCACCTCGCGAAGCAATAGCGCGCTGCCGGCAACAGGGATCTGAGCGTCGAATAGCCACCTCAGAAAATCCATGTCGTCCCCTTGTCTCGAGCGGTGCGCTCCGGGGTACGACAGGAACGGCCGGTGCCGGTGACGGCGCGCGAAGGCGCCAGCAAACCAGCACAGCCAAGGCTGCACATGCTTCTCCCATCCAGACTTTAACTGTCGGTGCCGGAATTTCACCGGCTCAACCGGCCACGCCAGCGCGGTAGCACTGGCAGCGGACGGGTCGCGGACTATCACCGCCGGTTCGGAATTACACCGACCCCGGAGCACGTTTGTGTGTATCAGTATTTCATAACCGGATTGGACGTGTGTCCATTCCCGTCACAATCCACCCCGTAACGCCTCACGCCGATACGTCGATAGACACGCCCGAGGTTCTGAGGGGAGCAGCCCCTTAGGTGAACGGGGAAGGGCTAGTTCTTCTTCTCCGGTTTGAAGTCCACTCCGGCTTCCTTGCGCTGCTGCGCGGTGATCGGGGCAGGGGCGGCGGTCAGCGGATCGAACCCGCCACCGGACTTCGGGAAGGCGATGACGTCTCGGATGGACTCGGTACCGGCCATCAGTGCGACGACCCGGTCCCAGCCGAACGCGATGCCGCCGTGAGGGGGCGCGCCGTACTTGAAGCCTTCGAGCAGGAAGCCAAACTTCTCCTGTGCGTCTTCCTGGCTGATACCCATCACCGAAAAGACCCGTTCCTGCACGTCACGCTGGTGGATACGGATCGAGCCGCCACCGATTTCGTTGCCGTTGCAGACAATGTCGTACGCGTAGGCCAGAGCGGTCTCGGGATCCTTGTCGAAGGTGTCCAGGTATTCGGGTTTTGGCGAGGTGAAGGCGTGGTGCACTGCTGTCCAGGCTCCCCCACCGACGGCGACGTCGCCCGCTGCGACAGCTGCCGATGCCGGTTCGAACATGGGTGCGTCGACCACCCAGACGAAGGCCCAGGCGTTCGGGTCGATCAGGCCGGTGCGGTGGCCGATCTCAACGCGTGCCGCGCCGAGCAGAGCGCGGGACGGGGTCTTTTCCCCGGCCGCGAAGAAGATGCAGTCGCCTGGGTTAGCGCCGACCGCGGAGGGCAGGCCCTCGCGCTCGACGTCGGTGAGGTTTTTCGCGACGGGACCGCGAAGGCTGCCGTCGTCGTCGACCAGGACGTACGCGAGGCCCTTGGCACCGCGCTGCTTGGCCCATTCCTGCCAGGCGTCAAGCTGACGGCGGGGCTGGGAAGCCCCACCGGGCATGACGACGGCGCCGACGTAGGGTGCCTTGAAGACACCGAACTCGGTGTCCTTGAAGAACTCGGTCAGCTCGGTCAGCTCAAGCCCGAAACGCAGGTCGGGCTTGTCGGAGCCGAACCGGGCCATCGCGTCGGCGTAGGTCATCCGCTGGATCGGGGTGGGGATTTCGACGTCGATCAGCTGCCAGAGTGCCTTGACCAGGTTCTCGCCCAGGGCCAGGACGTCGTCCTGCTCCACGAAGCTGGCTTCAATGTCGAGCTGGGTGAACTCTGGCTGGCGGTCCGCGCGGAAGTCCTCATCGCGGTAGCAGCGGGCAATCTGGTAATACTTTTCGAAGCCGCCCACCTGGAGCAGCTGCTTGAACAACTGCGGGGACTGCGGCAGTGCGTACCAGGACCCGGGTGACAGGCGGGCGGGGACGACGAAGTCGCGGGCGCCCTCAGGCGTGGAACGGGTGAGGGTGGGGGTCTCGATTTCGACGTACCCGTCCTGGTGCAGCAGTTCGCGGGCCACCCGGTTCGCCTCGGAGCGCAGGCGGAGGTTGGCGTTCGGCGCGGGCCGGCGCAGGTCGAGGTAGCGGTGCTTCAGGCGGGCTTCCTCGCCTACCTCCACGTGCTCGTCGATCTGGAAGGGCAGCGGGTCGGAGGTGTTCAGGATCGTGACCGTCTCGGCGATCACTTCGATGCCGCCGGTCGCCAGGGCCGGGTTCTCGTTACCCTCGGGGCGCTTCTCGACGGTGCCGGTGATCTGCAGGACGTACTCGTTGCGCAGTCCGTGGAACACTTCCTCTTCCCGGACCACCACCTGGGCGAACCCCGAGGCGTCGCGCAGGTCAAGGAATGCGACCCCGCCGTGATCTCGGCGGCGGGCTACCCAGCCTGCCAGGGTGACGGTGTGTCCAATGTGCTCGGTCCGCAGTGAACCGAGGTCATGTGTGCGCAGCACAGCATTCCTTCCGGGTGGGGGCATGGGGCATCATTCGCTACCCGCATATGAAAAGATCGTCTCGTCCGAGTTTACCGGTGATACCGGGACCCACCCGCCACGGCAGGGGAACCACATGGCCATGAGTAATCCGCCAGGGCTTCGGCGGCAGTTGGGCGGCTTCGACGCCACCACCGTGGGGATCGGGTCGATGATCGGTGCCGGCGTGTTTGTGGTGTTCGCGCCCGCGGCCGCGTCGGCGGGCAACTGGCTGCCCGTGGCTGT comes from the Arthrobacter sp. CAN_C5 genome and includes:
- the aspS gene encoding aspartate--tRNA ligase, with protein sequence MLRTHDLGSLRTEHIGHTVTLAGWVARRRDHGGVAFLDLRDASGFAQVVVREEEVFHGLRNEYVLQITGTVEKRPEGNENPALATGGIEVIAETVTILNTSDPLPFQIDEHVEVGEEARLKHRYLDLRRPAPNANLRLRSEANRVARELLHQDGYVEIETPTLTRSTPEGARDFVVPARLSPGSWYALPQSPQLFKQLLQVGGFEKYYQIARCYRDEDFRADRQPEFTQLDIEASFVEQDDVLALGENLVKALWQLIDVEIPTPIQRMTYADAMARFGSDKPDLRFGLELTELTEFFKDTEFGVFKAPYVGAVVMPGGASQPRRQLDAWQEWAKQRGAKGLAYVLVDDDGSLRGPVAKNLTDVEREGLPSAVGANPGDCIFFAAGEKTPSRALLGAARVEIGHRTGLIDPNAWAFVWVVDAPMFEPASAAVAAGDVAVGGGAWTAVHHAFTSPKPEYLDTFDKDPETALAYAYDIVCNGNEIGGGSIRIHQRDVQERVFSVMGISQEDAQEKFGFLLEGFKYGAPPHGGIAFGWDRVVALMAGTESIRDVIAFPKSGGGFDPLTAAPAPITAQQRKEAGVDFKPEKKN